A region of Chitinophaga horti DNA encodes the following proteins:
- the thrC gene encoding threonine synthase, which yields MQYYSLQNPQHRVSFREAVIQGLAPDKGLYFPMQLPRLEKDFIERLEEYDPLYIGRHVIAPFIGDEIPEHQLKQIVSETLSFPFPLREVEPNVYALELFHGPTLAFKDVGARFMAGCLGYFRKHDPRPVTVLVATSGDTGGAVANGFYNVPGVNVVILYPSGKVSALQEKQLTTLGGNITALEIQGTFDDCQRMVKTAFLDQELQEQYLLTSANSINVARWLPQMFYYFLAYRKIKQWKKDVVFAVPSGNFGNICAGMLAAQMGLPIAHFVAATNVNDTVPRFLQNGQYAPNAAVPTLSNAMDVADPSNFVRILQLFSKSETALKAKLSSYSFTDNETVSAIESVFAEHHYLMEPHGAVGYLGLKQYLQQSPNNVGIFLETAHPVKFDDTMPEQLRSEIHVPEKVKQLYNREKQSVLLPNDYEALKSWMMAVPAR from the coding sequence ATGCAATACTACAGCTTACAAAACCCGCAGCACCGCGTTTCGTTCCGCGAAGCGGTGATACAGGGCCTGGCGCCGGACAAGGGATTATACTTTCCCATGCAGCTGCCAAGGCTGGAAAAAGATTTTATAGAGCGATTGGAGGAGTACGACCCATTATACATCGGCCGGCACGTGATAGCGCCGTTTATCGGGGACGAAATTCCGGAACACCAGCTGAAACAAATTGTTTCCGAAACTCTCTCCTTCCCTTTCCCGCTGCGGGAAGTGGAACCTAACGTGTATGCGCTGGAGTTATTTCACGGTCCGACCCTGGCATTTAAAGATGTGGGTGCACGTTTTATGGCCGGCTGCCTGGGCTACTTCCGAAAGCATGACCCAAGGCCGGTAACTGTGCTGGTAGCCACTTCCGGCGATACCGGCGGCGCGGTGGCTAACGGTTTTTATAATGTGCCGGGGGTAAACGTGGTGATATTATACCCGAGCGGCAAAGTGAGCGCCCTGCAGGAAAAGCAACTAACTACCCTCGGTGGAAATATCACTGCCCTGGAAATACAAGGCACCTTCGACGATTGCCAGCGCATGGTGAAAACCGCCTTCCTGGACCAGGAGCTGCAGGAGCAATACCTGCTTACTTCCGCCAACTCCATTAACGTGGCGCGGTGGTTGCCGCAGATGTTCTATTACTTTTTAGCGTACCGCAAGATCAAGCAATGGAAGAAGGATGTGGTGTTTGCAGTGCCCAGTGGCAACTTCGGCAACATCTGTGCAGGCATGCTGGCCGCGCAGATGGGACTGCCCATCGCGCATTTTGTGGCGGCGACGAATGTGAACGATACCGTTCCGCGCTTCCTGCAAAATGGTCAGTATGCGCCAAATGCGGCCGTGCCAACCCTGTCCAACGCCATGGATGTGGCGGACCCGAGTAATTTTGTGCGGATACTGCAACTCTTCTCCAAAAGCGAAACCGCTTTAAAAGCGAAGCTTTCGTCGTACAGCTTTACTGATAACGAAACTGTGTCAGCCATAGAATCGGTGTTTGCGGAGCATCATTATTTGATGGAGCCACATGGCGCGGTCGGTTACCTGGGTCTGAAACAATACTTGCAGCAATCCCCGAACAATGTAGGCATCTTCCTGGAAACTGCGCACCCTGTGAAGTTTGACGATACCATGCCAGAGCAATTACGCAGTGAAATACACGTGCCGGAAAAAGTAAAGCAGCTGTATAACCGCGAGAAGCAATCGGTGTTACTGCCCAACGATTATGAAGCATTGAAAAGCTGGATGATGGCGGTCCCTGCAAGGTAA
- a CDS encoding homoserine kinase — MNSDCIKVFAPGTVANVACGFDVIGLALDAPGDEMTVRRKDTPGITISSIEGAPFLSKEPGKNVAGVALQAFLQELGQPDMGLDVTIKKNIQPGSGIGSSAASSAGAVVAANLLLGKPFTQEKLVRFAMEGERLASGTAHADNVAPAIMGGFTLVRSYQPLDLIRLQTPDDLWVTVIHPQIEVKTSDAREILKQQVQLKDAIRQWGNVGALVAALYTNDYGLLSRALEDVIVEPVRAILIPAFYELKLKCKEAGALGGGISGSGPSVFMMSRGEENARKTAAVMDQVYAPMGVDYKIYVSRINTEGVRQI, encoded by the coding sequence ATGAATAGCGACTGTATAAAAGTATTTGCGCCCGGCACTGTAGCGAACGTAGCATGCGGATTTGATGTAATCGGCCTGGCCCTGGACGCACCCGGCGACGAGATGACCGTTCGGAGGAAAGACACGCCGGGCATTACCATTTCGAGCATAGAAGGTGCCCCTTTCCTTTCAAAAGAACCTGGCAAGAACGTAGCCGGCGTTGCCCTGCAGGCGTTTTTGCAGGAACTGGGACAACCGGATATGGGGCTGGATGTGACGATTAAAAAGAATATTCAACCCGGTAGCGGTATTGGTTCCAGCGCGGCCAGTTCCGCGGGAGCTGTAGTAGCGGCCAACCTGTTACTCGGTAAACCTTTCACGCAGGAGAAACTGGTACGTTTCGCGATGGAAGGCGAACGACTGGCGAGCGGCACTGCGCATGCAGACAATGTGGCCCCGGCCATCATGGGCGGCTTTACGCTCGTGAGAAGTTATCAGCCGCTGGACCTCATCCGCCTGCAAACCCCGGATGACTTATGGGTTACAGTGATACACCCGCAGATAGAGGTAAAAACTTCAGATGCACGCGAGATCCTGAAACAACAGGTGCAGCTGAAAGACGCGATTCGTCAGTGGGGTAACGTAGGCGCGCTGGTGGCGGCTTTATATACGAATGATTACGGTTTGCTGAGCCGGGCTTTGGAAGATGTGATCGTAGAACCGGTGAGGGCGATCCTGATTCCGGCGTTTTACGAACTGAAATTGAAATGTAAGGAAGCAGGCGCACTGGGCGGCGGTATTTCCGGCTCCGGACCATCTGTATTTATGATGAGCCGTGGCGAAGAAAACGCCAGAAAAACAGCTGCTGTGATGGACCAGGTGTATGCGCCCATGGGCGTGGATTACAAGATATATGTATCGCGGATCAACACAGAAGGTGTGAGGCAGATATAA
- the thrA gene encoding bifunctional aspartate kinase/homoserine dehydrogenase I produces the protein MQVLKFGGTSVGNAQAIDQVCQIVNQYPRKGQLVVVVSAMSGTTDKLIKAGELSGKSHDGYKTLLQEIEARHLDTIRELFPIGAQSGLLSQVKKRLNELELLCDGIYQVGELSRRCLDQIMSFGELLSSYLVAERLKLLGLNAAWKDSRELIMTDDHFGNAQVDQEMTEHQVTKYFQHAAAEYIVVPGFIAANAERDTTTLGRGGSDYTAAIIAAAMDANRLEIWTDVSGMMTADPRLVPQAIPIPHISYAEAMELSHFGAKVIYPPTIQPVMDRRIPIWIKNTFAPHDYGTLIQDNGEKPFPVTGISGIQHIALLTLEGSGMVGIPGFSKRLFDALLRERINVILITQSSSEHSITVGIHETDMLKAKAAVDSEFSQEIFDKKIAPLLVEKDLCIVAAVGDNMKNYHGLSGKLFGALGRNAINVRAIAQGSTEKNISAVINKADVKKALNVIHEAFFENETKQVNLFVAGVGNVGGKLLEQLHQQQHFLLNELGIQVRIIAVANSRQMVFSEDGLSHDKWKDALAQGDSMDLQQFAAKLKSMNLRNSVFVDNTASEDVARIYETFLQHGISVVTCNKIACSASYASYKKLKDLARKFNASFLFETNVGAGLPVINTLNDLVRSGDKVRTIEAVLSGSLNFVFNNFVNGADFRKVVKAAQDEGYTEPDPRIDLSGKDVMRKILILARESGAEMELEDIENHSFLPAECLEAADVAGFYEQLDVHANHFQQLLQNANDEGKRLKFVARYHNGKASVGLQAVAPDHPFYKLEGKDNIVLYTTNRYAEQPLIVRGAGAGADVTASGIFADIMRTVRN, from the coding sequence ATGCAAGTTTTGAAATTCGGCGGCACCTCCGTAGGTAACGCACAGGCAATAGACCAGGTTTGCCAGATTGTTAACCAATATCCCAGGAAAGGACAACTCGTTGTGGTGGTTTCTGCCATGAGCGGCACGACAGATAAGCTCATTAAAGCAGGTGAATTGTCAGGCAAAAGTCATGACGGATATAAAACCTTATTGCAGGAGATAGAAGCCCGGCACCTCGACACCATTCGCGAACTGTTCCCTATTGGCGCGCAGAGCGGTTTATTAAGCCAGGTAAAGAAACGCCTGAATGAACTGGAACTTTTGTGCGACGGCATTTACCAGGTAGGCGAACTATCACGCCGCTGCCTCGATCAGATCATGAGTTTTGGAGAACTCCTCTCCTCTTACCTTGTAGCAGAAAGATTAAAACTGCTCGGACTCAACGCCGCCTGGAAAGACAGCCGCGAATTGATCATGACCGACGACCACTTCGGCAACGCGCAGGTGGACCAGGAAATGACCGAACACCAGGTAACCAAATACTTTCAACACGCAGCTGCAGAATATATCGTCGTGCCTGGCTTTATTGCAGCCAATGCAGAACGGGACACTACTACTTTAGGGCGTGGCGGGTCTGATTACACCGCGGCCATTATCGCCGCAGCCATGGACGCTAACCGGCTGGAAATATGGACCGACGTAAGCGGCATGATGACTGCCGATCCACGACTGGTGCCGCAGGCCATTCCCATTCCGCATATTTCTTATGCAGAAGCGATGGAGCTGTCGCACTTCGGGGCGAAAGTAATTTACCCGCCTACCATACAGCCGGTGATGGATCGCCGTATTCCTATCTGGATAAAGAACACTTTTGCGCCGCATGATTACGGCACGCTTATACAAGACAATGGCGAAAAGCCTTTTCCGGTTACAGGCATTTCGGGGATACAGCATATTGCGTTGCTCACCCTCGAAGGCAGCGGTATGGTAGGCATCCCGGGCTTCTCTAAACGCCTGTTCGATGCATTGCTGCGCGAGCGGATCAATGTGATACTGATTACCCAAAGTTCGTCGGAACACTCTATTACCGTAGGCATTCATGAAACAGATATGCTGAAGGCCAAAGCGGCCGTAGACAGTGAGTTTTCGCAGGAGATCTTTGATAAGAAGATAGCACCGCTGCTGGTGGAAAAAGACCTGTGCATCGTGGCGGCCGTAGGCGATAACATGAAGAACTACCATGGCCTTAGTGGCAAACTGTTTGGTGCACTGGGCAGGAATGCCATCAACGTAAGGGCCATCGCACAGGGCTCCACCGAAAAAAATATATCAGCCGTGATCAACAAAGCTGACGTAAAGAAAGCGCTGAACGTGATACACGAAGCTTTCTTCGAAAACGAAACCAAACAGGTAAACCTTTTTGTTGCCGGCGTAGGGAATGTGGGCGGCAAACTGCTGGAACAATTGCATCAACAGCAACATTTCTTATTGAACGAACTGGGGATACAGGTACGCATCATCGCCGTGGCCAACAGCCGCCAGATGGTATTTTCAGAAGACGGGCTGTCCCACGATAAATGGAAAGATGCACTGGCGCAAGGCGATAGCATGGACCTGCAGCAATTTGCAGCTAAGCTGAAGTCGATGAACTTACGCAACAGCGTCTTTGTTGATAATACCGCCAGTGAAGACGTTGCCCGTATTTACGAAACCTTCCTGCAGCACGGCATATCGGTAGTTACCTGTAACAAGATCGCCTGTTCCGCCAGCTACGCCTCTTACAAAAAACTGAAGGACCTGGCCCGTAAGTTCAACGCCTCGTTCCTTTTCGAAACCAATGTAGGCGCAGGGCTACCGGTGATCAACACCCTTAACGACCTGGTGCGCAGCGGCGATAAAGTACGAACGATAGAAGCCGTATTGAGCGGTAGCCTCAACTTCGTGTTCAACAACTTCGTGAACGGCGCCGACTTCCGCAAAGTGGTGAAGGCCGCGCAGGACGAAGGTTATACCGAACCCGATCCACGCATCGACCTTAGTGGCAAAGACGTGATGCGCAAAATATTGATACTGGCGCGGGAAAGTGGTGCAGAAATGGAACTGGAAGACATCGAGAACCACTCCTTTCTGCCGGCGGAATGCCTGGAAGCAGCCGATGTAGCTGGGTTTTACGAGCAGCTGGACGTTCACGCAAACCATTTTCAGCAACTGCTGCAGAACGCGAACGACGAAGGTAAACGCCTGAAGTTCGTGGCCCGTTACCATAACGGCAAAGCATCTGTAGGCCTGCAGGCAGTGGCGCCCGATCACCCGTTTTATAAATTAGAAGGTAAGGATAACATTGTGCTGTATACGACTAACCGTTACGCCGAGCAACCGCTGATCGTACGTGGTGCAGGGGCTGGAGCAGACGTTACCGCCTCCGGTATATTTGCGGACATTATGAGAACCGTCAGGAACTAA
- a CDS encoding homogentisate 1,2-dioxygenase, protein MPHYHQLGQIPHKRHTQFRKPDGGLYSEQLFSTEGFSSNSTLLYHCHPPTAIVKVDDPYIVAPTVAEEKMLKHRSFQGFNIQPVADFLESRKAVLVNNDLHIVLAAPQQSMSDHFYKNADADEMIFVHEGTGVLRTQYGSLEFGYGDYLVIPRGTIYKIEFSNSQNRLFIVESFSPIRYPKRYLSRYGQLLEHAPYCERDIRQPKHLETIDQKGDFLIMIKKKGVMYPIHYGHHPFDVVGWDGCEYPFAFSIHDFEPITGRVHQPPPVHQTFEAHNFVVCSFCPRLFDYHPQAIPAPYNHSNIDSDEVLYYVDGDFMSRKHVTKGMITLHPAGIPHGPHPGTVEKSIGAKETKELAVMVDTFHPLQITKEALQIEDGSYTTSWAE, encoded by the coding sequence ATGCCACATTACCATCAATTGGGGCAGATTCCGCATAAGAGGCATACGCAGTTCCGTAAACCGGACGGCGGCCTGTATTCGGAGCAGTTATTTTCCACGGAAGGCTTTTCATCAAATTCTACGTTATTGTACCACTGCCATCCGCCCACCGCTATCGTGAAAGTCGACGATCCATATATCGTTGCACCCACCGTAGCGGAGGAAAAGATGCTGAAGCACCGCAGCTTCCAGGGTTTTAACATCCAGCCCGTTGCTGATTTCCTCGAAAGTCGCAAAGCGGTGTTAGTGAATAATGACCTGCACATCGTACTGGCCGCACCGCAGCAAAGCATGAGCGATCATTTTTATAAGAATGCAGATGCCGATGAAATGATATTCGTGCACGAAGGCACCGGCGTATTGCGCACGCAGTATGGCAGCCTGGAGTTCGGGTACGGCGACTACCTCGTTATTCCCCGCGGCACGATCTATAAAATAGAATTTTCCAATAGCCAGAACCGGCTGTTCATTGTAGAATCTTTCAGCCCCATCCGCTATCCAAAGCGTTACCTGAGCCGCTACGGCCAGTTGCTGGAACATGCGCCTTATTGCGAGAGGGACATCCGCCAGCCAAAACATCTTGAAACCATAGATCAGAAAGGTGATTTCCTTATCATGATCAAAAAGAAAGGTGTGATGTATCCCATTCATTACGGCCACCATCCGTTCGACGTTGTCGGGTGGGATGGCTGCGAATACCCGTTTGCCTTTTCGATCCACGATTTTGAACCGATTACGGGCCGCGTGCATCAGCCGCCGCCCGTGCATCAAACATTTGAAGCGCACAACTTTGTGGTATGTTCCTTCTGCCCACGTTTATTCGATTATCACCCGCAGGCGATCCCTGCGCCATATAATCACAGCAATATCGACAGTGATGAGGTATTGTATTATGTAGACGGCGATTTTATGAGCCGTAAACATGTTACCAAAGGCATGATCACTTTGCACCCCGCTGGTATTCCACACGGTCCGCACCCTGGTACAGTAGAGAAGAGCATCGGCGCGAAGGAAACGAAAGAGCTGGCCGTCATGGTAGATACATTCCATCCCTTACAGATCACGAAGGAAGCGCTGCAGATAGAAGATGGAAGTTATACGACAAGCTGGGCGGAATAA